The stretch of DNA TTCGGGATAGGCTTCTTCGAGCCATTCGATCTGCGCCATCGACTGGGCCCGGTCCCTGCCATCGGCTTCCAGCATCGGCACCGAACCGAAAGGATTGCGGCTGGTATAGGCGGTGTCTTTCTGCTCCGAGGTGACGAGGTTCACCGGGACATAGTCATAATCCAACCCCTTGAGGTTGAGCGCAATGCGCAACCTGTAGCTGGTCGAACTGCGGAAATAGCCGAGCAGCCGCATCATTCCGCACTCACTCCCCGTGTAGGACGATTATAGGATCTCCCGGCGACATCCCTGCTGGACGGAACACATGGAACACGGTCCTGGCGATAAGAACCGCCAGCGCCCCAGCTTCGTGCAATTGTGCTTGCCGCAGGCATGATGGGGAGGCCGGACATCGCGCTACGGTGCCATGCCGGCACGGGGTAGGACAGGTTCGACGACACCACCTGCATCAGAAAGCGGCGATCCCCGTGATGGCCCTGCCGAGGATCAAGGCATGAACGTCATGCGTGCCCTCATAGGTGTTGACCGTCTCGAGGTTCACCATGTGGCGAATGACCTGATATTCCTCCGAGATGCCGTTGCCACCATGCATGTCACGCGCCTTGCGTGCGATATCGAGCGCCTTGCCGACATTGTTGCGCTTGACGATCGAGATCATTTCGGGAGCGAACTTGCCTTCGTCCATCAGGCGACCGACGCGTAGCGATGACTGGAGGCCGAGCGAAATCTCGGTCATCATGTCGGCCAGCTTGAGCTGGTACAGCTGCTTCGAAGCGAGCGGCACGCCGAACTGGTAACGGTCGAGGCCGTACTGGCGTGCGGCATGCATGCAGAATTCAGCCGCGCCCATCGCGCCCCAGCTGATGCCGTAGCGCGCCCGGTTGAGGCAACCGAAGGGACCCTTGAGGCCCTGCACTTCGGGAAGCAGCGCATCGGCGCCAACCTTGACCTCGTCCATCACGATCATGCCGGTGGTCGAGGCGCGCAGCGACAACTTGCCTTCGATCTTGGGCGCCGACAGCCCCTTCATGCCCTTTTCCAGCACGAAGCCACGAATGCCGCCACCATGCGCCTCGCTCTTCGCCCAAACGACGAAGACGTCGGCGAAGGGGGCGTTGGAGATCCAGGTCTTGGATCCCGAGATAACGTAGCCGTCGCCGTCCTTCTTCGCGACGGTCTTCATGCCTGCGGGGTCGGAGCCGGCGTCGGGTTCGGTCAGGCCGAAGCAGCCGATCAGCTTGCCGCTGGCAAGGCCGGGCAGATACTTCTGCCGTTGTTCTTCCGAACCGTATTCGTAGATCGGAAACATCACGAGGCTCGACTGGACCGAGGCCATCGAGCGATAGCCCGAGTCGACCCGCTCGATCTCGCGTGCGATCAGGCCGTAGGCGACATAGCTCGCGCCCGCGCCGCCGTATTCGGGCGGGATCGTGGCACCCAGCAGCCCGGCCTCGCCCATCATCGGGAACAGTTCGGGGTCGTCGATTTCCTTGGAAAATCCTTCGATCACGCGCGGTTGCAACTCGCCCTGCGCGAAGGCGTTTGCGGCGTCGCGGATCATCCGTTCTTCTTCGGTCAACTGCTCGTCGAGGTTGAACGGGTCTTCCCAGCCAAAAGGCACCATGCCGGCCATGTGGTCTCCTCTGCTACCGGCTGCGCACTGGCAGGCTTGCGCCCGCTCTGCAAGGGGGCGTCAGGCGGGCTCTGCCTCGCCCGGAACCAACAGTGTGTAGCGGCTTTCGTCGCACAGGCCAGTGACCCACTCGGGCCCTACCTTCAGCCAGGCGTGGAAGCGCGGCTTGCCATCGGCATCGCGTTCGGCGCCGAGGAACAGCGAGGAGGCGATGCCGCGCCGCTCCAGCATCCGACGCGCTGCAAGCGCCTGCGGCAGGCAGTTCGGATCGGTCGGGAGATTGCGCGTGGCACGGAGCACTGCCAGCCTCACGCGGCGTACCGGCGCGATCGCATCTGGGTCGAGCGCCACCAGGTCCCCGCCTGCCGCAATCGGCCCGAAGCTCGAACGCCATTTACGTGGAGGCACCAGGCGAACGCGCAGCTGCGCCACCGCCAGATCGAACAGGGCTTCAAAGGTTGCCCAGCGATCGGCGCCGTCGAGAGCGAGAAAACTTGCCAGCTTGCCCATGCGCGAAGGCTATCACCTTTGCGCCCCGGGCACGATAGTTCGATTCAGGACTGTTGCAGCGCCTGCTGGACCCTGGCGATCACTTCCGCTGGAGGGCAGGGTTTGGAAAGCGCCTGTGCGTGGGGGAAGCGATGGGTCACCTCGGCGGGAGTGAGCTGGCCGGAATGGAAGATGACCGGGACTTCCTCTGCCATCATCTGCTCTGCCAGCGGATAGACGATCCCGTCGCCAAGCTGAACGTCGAGGATCGCGACGTCGGGCCGATTCTTCTGATAGGCAAGCATGGCCGAGGACACGCTCTCATAGGGCCCTTCGACCTCAAAGCCCGCTTCGGTGATGGTTTGGCACAGGTCCTCACCGATGATCAGCTCGTCTTCGGCAACGAGTACGCGTATCGAATGGCTCATCCGGCAGTCTCCAAGAAGTTGCCGACCCCGGGAACCAACCCCGCTCAGCGCGATTGGTTCCTGCGCTAATCGAGACGTCCGTATTTGTTTGCGAAGCCGCTTTGATCGCCGGCGGCGAGGAGCTTTGCCTGACCGACCCAATCGTCGCGCCGGATGCGTCCCTGGAAGCGGCCGAGCTGCGCATCGATGCGGTCGATTTCGCCATCGTCCCACGCTGCGACCTGCGCGAAGCTGGTCACGCCGAGCTCGCCAAGCAGGGCAGCCAGCTTGGGTCCCAATCCCTTGATCCGCGTGAGATCGTCGCCGCTGGGCGGTGCAGCCGTGACTGGCTTCGGTTCCTGTTTCGCGGCAGGTGCACTGTCGATCAGCGCCTTGTTCCGCTCGGCGGGCGATGCGCCTTCATCCAGCACGTCCTTGACCGTGCCGGTCACGCGCGTGCGGCGCGAAGCCTTGAACACGTACCACGCAATTACCAGGCCCAGCGCCAGTGCGATCACCACCGCGGGCCAATAGGTCTGGAGCAATTCCGTCATTCGCTATCCTCTTGTGTCGTCGTGGCGTCACGGGCCCACAGAGCCCAGCCGATCGCGATTCCCGCGCCATAGGCAGCCAGCAAGGTCACCACCAGTTCGAACCACACCGGCATCTCAGCGCGCTCCCGGCGTGTCGACGGGGGTGGGAACGGGAGGTTCGGTGCGGATCACGGCGAATTCGATACGGCGGTTGGCGGGGTCATCGGGGGTGAGCCCTTCCACAGGCTTGGCCGATCCGACGCCGCGTGCACGCAACCCGTCGCGCGGGATGCCGCGCCGGACCAGCGCCTCGCGCACCGCACGCGCGCGTTGCATGCTCAACGCGATATTCCCCGGTTCGGCACCCGAACTATCGGTGTGGCCCGTTATCGAGATGATCGCGCCAAGGCAGGGGCGCAACGAGGCTGCGACTTCGTCGAGCAGCAGCTGGCTGGCCGGAAGCATCCGGCTCGATCCCTCTTCGAAACGGATCGAGCGGCTTCGCAGGAGTCCGTCGACATCGTCCTGGCAATGGAGCGGTTCGTAGTGGGATTCGGTGTTCGCTGCGCGCACTGTGCCGTCGCTCCAGAATACCCCGCCGACGCCGTCCACCGCTGCCACTGCTTTTGCCACGCGCGCGCGGGTCTCCAGGGAAAGCCTACCTCCACCGATCAGCAGCGGGTGGCGCGACGGCGCACCCTCAGACGTAGTGAAGCGTGCGGTGACTCCGCGCCCCCCGGCCTTGGCAATGGCGGCCTGCGCCTCGTCATCCATGGGCGCAATGAATCCAGCAGCGGTGGACAGCGCAAGCGCATAGCCCGAGGCTGCAACCAGCACGGCACCGGCAAGGATGGCAAGGGCGGGGCGGATCCGCATGCTGCGGCTCTTAGCCGCGCGGCGCCCCGCCTGCCAAGCGCGCTAGTCGAGCGATCCGGCGGTCTTCACCAGTTGCACGAACTCCTGACGCCAGAAGTCGCGCGGATTGCCGGCCAGGCTGGCGATCTGGCCGTAGTCGAAACTGGCCAGCATCGGGTCGCCGCGCAGCTTCTGCCCAAAGGCCGCGACCGCACTGGCAAATGCGAAGTCGCCGCCCGGGATAGCATTGGTGCGCAGGGCACTGGCGGGCAGGGTGTAGGTGATCAGCGAAGACTTATCGCCATCGGGCAGCTTGTAACGCAGCTTGATGTAGGCCGCCTCCGCCGCGAGATCGAGCGCGCGGCTGTCGGGCTTGTCTTCATAGCGACGCTGGCTGATCCACCCCTTGGCACCGGCGGGCACGACTTCGTAAATCGCAGTGACCTGGTGCCCGGCGCCGATGTCGCCCGCGTCGACCGCGTCATTGTCGAAATCCTCTTCACGCAGCGCGCGGTTCTCGTAACCGACCAGGCGATACTGGCTGACTACTGCGGGATTGAACTCGACCTGGATCTTCACATCCTTGGCGATGGTGAAAAGGGTGGCGCCCATCTCGTCGCCGAGCACCTTGCGGGCCTCCAGCGCGCTGTCGATGTAGGCATAGTTGCCGTTCCCGTGATCGGCGACCTGTTCCATCATCGCGTCGTTGAGATTGCCGCGCCCGAAGCCGAGCACGGTCAGCGTGGTGCCGCTGTCGCGCTTCTGCTCGATCAGTTCGATCAGCCTGTCGCGATCGGAAATGCCGACATTGAAATCACCATCGGTGGCCAGGATCACGCGATTGACGCCGCCCTCGACGCGGTTTGCTTCGGCCACGCGATAGGCCAGCTCGATCCCGGCCCCGCCTGCGGTCGATCCGCCGGCCTGAAGGTGGTCGAGTACGTCGCGGATCTTGCGTTCGTCGCTGGTCGGTTCGAGCACCAGTCCGGCTGCGCCCGCGTAGACGACGATCGAGATCTTGTCCTTCGGCGTAAGCTGACCCGCCAGCTGGCGCATGGCAGTCTTGACCAGCGGCAGCTTGTCCGGGCTGGCCATCGAGCCCGAAACATCGAGCAGGAAGACGAGGTTCGCAGGCGGGCGTTCGCGTTTCGGCAAGTCGTAGCCAGCCAGCCCGATACGCACTAGCCGCGTTTCGGGATTCCAGGGCGAAACCGCGACGTCGGTGTTCACCGCAAACGGATGGCTACGTTCCGTGGGCAGGGCATAATCGTAGCGGAAGTAGTTGATGAACTCCTCCGTTCGCACCGAGCCCTTCGGCGGAACCTGGCCTTCGGAGATGAACCGCCGCGCATTGGCATAGGCGCCGGTATCGACATCGACCGAGAAGGTCGAAACCGGCTCGTTGGCGACGACCTTGACCGGCGAAACCTCCTTGCCGTCATACTGGTCGCGATCGGGATAGGTCGGCACGAACACTGGCGGGAAATAGCGATAGGCGTTGTCGGCGCGAGCCGTTGCAGGATCTGTCGGAACCGCCGCCTCCGCTGTGGCCATCGTCATGGGAGCGGCCGATTGGGCCGAGGGCTGGCGGATACGCTGGCCCGTAACGACCACTGCCTGAGTACCGGCGAGCCCGACCGCTGGTGACGGCGGTGGCGGTGGAGGAGGTGCAGCCTCATCATAGGCACCCGCCTTCGCCCCGGTGGCAACAATGTCTTCGCTCTGATTGGATGCACAGCCGGCGATCAGCGCGGCAAGTGCACAAGCGGTGGCGAGCTTGGCAATTCGCATGGCAGTCCTCCCCGATATGTCGGTGTTACATAGTTACATATCGGGGCGGTGAACGCCGACTGAACGCTGTGTGCCGATATCGGAAAAGTCAGACTTCGGCGGATTCGCCCTTGTCGATATTGCGGCGAAACAGCACCCGGTCCTCTGGCCCGAAGCCGCGGGTCCAGATGACCCAGCCATAGACCGCGAGGATCGCCGGGACGCCGAATCCCAGCTCGGCCCATTCGGGTAGCTTGGTGACGAGGAAACCGACCACGACGGCCGGGGCGACCGCATAGACCAGCGCCCAGCGGAAACTGTTTACGGCATGGCCGAGGATGCGCGAAAGCAGCAGCGCCTTGACCAGGCTGGCTGTACCCAAAGCTAGCGCCAGCGCGATCGCCGCGGCGGCGGCCTTGTATGGTTCGCCATATCCGCCGGCAATCATTGCCTTGATCAGCACGACGGTCAGTATGCCCTGCAGCGCGATTGTCCCGATCGAGATCCATAGGTTCCGCACTCGCGCGACATAGATCAGCACGGCTTCCGAAACGACAGCGGTCGCCGCCACAACTTCGGCCACCAACAGAAAGGCCAGCGCCCCGGTCCCGCCCACAAACTCGGGTCCAACGAGGCCCATCACGCCTTCTCCCGGCAGACCGAGAGCGAGCGCGATGCCGGCCTGCATGGCGATGATCCAGAAACCCACCTGTGATACTTGCTTCGCGATAACCTCGTAGTTCTTCGTCTTGAGATTCTTGGTGATGACCGGCCCGAGGATCGGCTCGAAGCTGGTCTTCAGCTTCTGCGGCAGGCTCGCGACCTGCTGCGCGATATAATAGACGCCGACGGCGGTCGGTGCGGCAAACAGGCCGAGGATGAAGATATCCAGCCGACGCGTGCCCCATTCGATCGCATCGGCGGTCGCAAGCGGCAGTGCCCGAGCGGTCATCCGTGCCATTTCGCCCGGGTGCGGGAGCCATTCGCGTGGTGGGCCGTAGCTGCGGAAGAACGACCACAGTCCGGTGGCGAGGCCGGCATAGATCGACGCGAGGTACGATAGCGAAAGCCCCGATTCCATTGTCGCGGGGAACAGCCAGAAGACACCGGCCATGATTGAAATCGTCCACGGCTCGACCACTGCGCGGGCACGCACGGTGGTGGCGATATCGTACTTGTATGCTTGCGCGGCGAGCACGATTTCGGTCAGCGCATAGCCGGGGATGGCGATGACGATCAGCCGGTCGAGCTCGGTAAACTGGCCGCTTGGAAAGAGCGGCGCGGGTACCAGCCACAGCACTGCCGCGGCGGCACCGGCGAATATCAGGGCCAGCAGCATGCCGTCATAGACGAGGTTGGCGGGATGCTTGTCTTCGCCTTCGGCCAGGCGCTGGGCAAGACCGCGCTTCTCCCCCAAGGCGCATACCAGCGCGACCAGTTCCACCACAACCAGGGCCGACGCGAAGCGCCCCAGCGCTTCAGGTCCATAGAGCCGACCGGCGATAAACAGGAAGGGCAAGCGCGCGAGAAGGCGCAGCAGGAAGCCGACGAAATTCTGTCGCCCGCCCTTGGCCAGGGCGGTGAGGTCTTCGTCGGATTGAGTGGAGTTCATCCCGCGCTTTCCTGTTCGGCGCGCAGTGGCCTGGCGAGCAGCGAGGAGACGACATTGCGCGGGTCGCCACCCGCGATCAGGTCGTTGACCGCACCGACGATCGGCATAGCGACGGCGTGGCGCGCGGCGAGTTCGACCAGCACGGGGGCGGTATGCGCGCCCTCGGCAACGGTGTGCCGGTCGACCATCAGGTCTGCGGCGGACTTGCCTTCGCCCAATGCCTTGCCGAGCGAGAAATTGCGGCTCGACGTCGAAGAACAGGTCAGCACGAGATCGCCAAGCCCGCACAGGCCGGCCAGCGTTTCCGCCTTGGCGCCCAGCGCTTCGCCGAAGCGCAGCATTTCGGCATAGCCACGTGCGATCAGGGCTGCACGGGCGTTCTGGCCGAGGCCGAGCCCGTCGACTACCCCGCAAGCGATGGCGAGCACATTCTTGACCGCCCCGCCGATTTCGGCACCGGTCACATCGTCGGAATAATAGGGCCGGAAGGCCGGACGCGCGATCACCGGCTTGAGCCGCTCCCACTGGGCCTCGCCACCGCCGCAGGCCAGTGTGACCGCAGTGGGCAGGCCAACGGCGACCTCATGCGCGAAGGTCGGGCCGGACAGGACCGCAATGGCGCTGCCCGGTGCGGCAGCGCTGGCGACCTCGTTCATCACCCGTCCGCTGCCGGCCTCGATGCCCTTGGAGCACAACACCAGGTCACGTGGATGCGTAGGCATGGCGCCAAGCACGCTGCCCATATGCTGCGCGGGGGTGACCACCAGCAGCACATCGAGCGCTGCCACTTCCGCGAGGTCCCCAGTGGCGCGGATCGTGGGTGCAAGACTTGCTGAGGGCAGGAACAGGCTGTTGATGTGGCTCGTGTTTATCTCGTCGACCAGCTCGGTTTCGCGAGCCCAGATCAACACCTCGCGCCCGTCGCTGGCAAGCATCTGCGCGAGCGCCGTGCCCCAGGCACCGGCCCCGAGTACACCGACACGGCTCATGCCTTGACCCCTGCACCGCGTACCGGATCAGCCTCCGGATCGAGCGGCCAGCGGGGACGGGCCGAAATATCGAGCGGGTCCGATTGACCGAGACGCTCGATCCCCGCCCAGGCGATCATCGCTGCATTGTCGGTACACAGTTTCGGCGGTGGAGCGGCAAAGCGCATGCCGTGATCGGCCGCCACCTGCTCAAGCGCGGCACGGACATTGGCGTTGGCCGCTACACCCCCTGCAACGACCAGCGTATCGACGTCGTCCATCTCGGCCAGCGCAATCCGCAGGCGGTCGACCACGCAATCGATCGCCGCCTGCTGGAAGCTCGCGGCGATGTCAGCGACGGCATAGGCGCCGCTTTCGTGCGCACGGAGGACCGCGCTTTTCAGCCCGGCGAAGGAAAAGTGGGGTTCCCCGCTGCCAACCATGGGGCGCGGCAGGGGCACGGCCTTTGCGTCGCCTTCTCGTGCGGTGCGTTCTACGGCGGGGCCGCCCGGGAAACCCAGGCCCAGGATCTTGGCGGTTTTGTCGAAGGCTTCGCCCAAGGCATCGTCGATCGTGGTTGCGAGGCGCTTGTATTGCCCCACGCCATCGACACGCAGGATTTGGCAGTGTCCACCGGAGACCAGCAAGAGCGCATAGGGGAAGGCGATGCTTGAGTCCGCAAGGCGCGGGCTCAGTGCGTGACCTTCGAGATGGTTGATCGCGATCAGCGGTTTATCGCCGGCCATGGCGAGCGCCTTGGCGCTGACCAGTCCCACCATCACGCCACCGATCAAGCCTGGCCCGGCCGTCGCGGCGATCGCGTCGCAGTCCGCCAGCGTCACGCCAGCGTCATCCAGCACCCCTGCGATTATCGGGGCGAGCCGCTCGGCATGCGCGCGCGCGGCAATTTCCGGCACTACGCCGCCGTAAGGTGCGTGTTCCGCATCCTGCGAGGCGATGCGTTGCGCTACGATCCGGCGATCGGAATCGACCAGCGCAGCAGCGGTTTCGTCGCAGGAACTTTCTATGCCGAGCACGAGAGCCATCCCGCTTCCCCTTAGCGACATGCGCCGCTAGGGCAAGAAAACGCTATGCCGACCTCCCCATTGATCCGCCTCGGAACCCGTCGCTCACCCCTCGCCATGGTACAGGCGCAAGAAGCGCGTGCGCGGCTTTGCGCGGCACATGGCTGGGGCGAATCGCAGGTCGAACTGGTCCCGGTGGTGGCGAGTGGAGACAAGGTGCTCGACCGGCCATTGGCGGAAATCGGCGGCAAGGCGCTGTGGACGCGCGAACTCGACCAGTGGCTGGTCGATGGCCGGATCGACATGGCGGTGCATTCCATGAAGGATGTCGAGACGCTGCGTCCTGTGGCGATTGCGATCGGAGCGATCCTGCCGCGCGCGGACAAGGCCGACCGTCTGCTCGGCGCGGCCTCGCTCGCCGACATACCGCAAGGCGCGAAGGTGGGGACCAGCGCACCGCGCCGGGCCGCGCAATTGCTCAACCTTCGGCCCGATGTCGAAGTGGTCGGGATCCGCGGCAATGTCGCGACGCGCATGGCCAAGCTCGATGCGGGCGAGGCCGATGCGACATTCCTCGCGTCGGCGGGTCTCGATCGCTTGGGAGAGGATGCGGTGGGTGTGCGGCTCGACCCCGAGCTTTGGTTGCCCGCTCCGGCGCAGGCTGCGATCGGGATCGAATGCCGCAGCGACGATACGCGTGTGCTCGACCTGCTCGCCGCCATCGATCACGCGCCGAGCCGCGCGGAAGTAATGGCCGAACGCCGCCTGCTTGAAGGGCTCGGCGGAGGCTGCAGCAGTCCGATTGCCGCGTTGAGCGAGACTTCGGGCGGGGAGATCCATTTGCGAGCGGCGATCTTCAGCGCCGATGGCGCAGTTCGCGTGGTGGACGAGGTCCGCTTCGAAACTGGTGATGACGCGGCGCCGCTTGCGCTGGCCTCGCGCCTGCTCGCCGCCGCGCCGCCCGAAGTGCGCAAGCTGTTCGAAGGACCGGCGTGACCCCCTTGTTCCTATTCCGGCCAGAGCCCGGATGGACCGTTAGCGCGGACACTGCCAGGGCCATGGGCCTCGAAGTGCGGGGCGCGCCATTGTTCGAGATCGAGCCGGTGGAGTGGGAAACACCCGATCCGGCACTCTACGATGGCTTGCTACTGGGCAGTGCCAATGCCTTGCGCCATGGCGGCAAGGCGCTCGAGGACTACCGTAGCCTTCCCGTCCATGCCGTTGGCGATGCGACCGCTGAAGCGGCGCGGGCGGCGGGGTTCCTGATGGGCCAGGTCGGGCGCGGCGGCCTCCAGACCTTGCTAGACTCACTTGCCGGGCGCGAGCTGCACCTGCTTCGGCTTGCGGGCGAGGATCGCGTCCCGCTGGCTGTGCCGGACGGGATCCGCATCGATACTCGGGTGGTCTATCGCGCGGTTCCGCGGGCCATCGAAGAGGCGGATGCACAGGCGTTGGCGCTCGGCGGTGTGGTCGCGCTGCATTCGGGCGCGGCGGCGCGGCGCTTTGCCGAAGAGTTCGACCGGCTCGGCCTTGCGCGATCACTCGTCACCCTGGTTGTCATCGGGCCGCGCGTGGCGGAGGCGGCCGGTGAGGGCTGGCAATCCGTCCACATCGCCGACGCCCCCGGGGATAGCGAGATACTGGCCTTGGCCAAAGCTTTGTGCCAGACTCCACCAGTCGGGAAAGGTGGCGCCCACGAATGAGGTGCCTGGGTCGTAGAACGGACTTTGATGAACGAATTCGCTAGCAGCAAGCGCAAGGGGACATCGGCCAGGCCTATGCTCGTGGCGGTCCTCGGCGCATTCCTCCTGGGTGGCGCAGTGGTCGGCTATGGCGTCTATCGCCTGGCCGGGCAGCCGGCGGCCGAACCCGCGGCGGTCGAAGATCCGCAGGCAATAGCCTCCAGCGTACCAGTTGAACCCACCCCCACACCCAGTGCGACCGCGAGCCAGGCGGCACAGCAGGCGGTTGCGCGGGTCGAAGAACAGCAGGGCGGGCTCGACCAGCGGCTCGCGGCAGCGGAGCAGCGCCTGGCGCGGCTCGACCTGCAGGCGCAGGCCGCGGCGGGCAATGCCGCGCGGGCAGAAGGCTTGCTGATCGCCTTCGCAACGCGGCGGGCGCTGGAAAAGGGCGCAGAACTCGGCTTCCTGGCTGACCAGCTGCGATTACGCTTCGGCGACGCCATGCCGAATGCCGTCGAAACGCTGATCAGGGCCAGTCGCAACCCGATAACGCTCGACCAGCTGATCGCGCGGCTTGAGGGACTTTCCCCGCGGCTCGCGGAATCGACCAGTGAAAGCGGCTTCGCCCGCTTCCGCGAGGAACTGTCGCAGCTCTTCGTGATCCGCAGCGAAAGCGCCCCGTCGCCACAGCCGCAGCGCCGGCTCGACCGTGCGCGGCTGTTCCTCGAAAGTGGTCGGACAGAAGCGGCGATCGCCGAGGTGCGCGCGCTTCCCGGTGCCACCAATGCCGCAGGCTGGATCCGCGATGCCGAACGCTACGCGGCGGTGCAAAAGGCACTCGACCGCATCGAGACCTCGGCCGTGCTCGAACCGCGCCTGCTGCGCGACGCAACAGGCAATCGGATCGAACAGCCGAGCCCCGCGGAGAAGCCGGAGGCTTAGTTAGGTGCTGATGATGTGCCCTCCGCACCTTGTCGGCGCGGTGCGTTCCTGATCCTCGCCATCACCTAGATCGTCGCGCCTCCATCGACCACGATGGTCTGACCGGTCGTCCAGCGCGCGGCCGGTGATGCGAGGTAGATCGCGGCACCCGCGATGTCCTCAGGTTCGCCGATCCGGCGCATTGCCAGCGCCTTCTCGGTTGCGGCCAGTGCTTGGGGGTTGTCCCACAGTGCCTTGGCGAAATCGGTTTTCACCAGCCCCGGCGCAATGCCGTTGACGCGGATGCCGTGTTGCCCGTTCTCGGCTGCATAGTTGCGAACCAGCTGGAAGTCGGCGGCCTTGGAGATGCAGTAGGCCCCGATAGTCGTCGAAGCGCGCAGCCCTCCGATCGAGCTGATCACCACGATCGCGCCGTCCCCCTTGGTGCGCATGTCGGGCAACGCAAGCTGGATCAGCCAGTGATTGGAGATGACGTTGTTGTCGAGGATCTTGCGAAACTGCTCGTCTGCGATTCCATCCATCGATCCGTAGTAGGGGTTGCTCGCGGCGTTGCAGACGAGGATGTCCACTGGGCCAAGCGCGGACTTGGCCTGCGCGAACAGATCTTCAAGCTGCGCCTTCTCGGAAATGCTGGCAGCGATGGCGATCGCTCGACCTGCGCCATGCTTGGCATTGATAGCGGCGGCCACCTCGTCACAGGCCTCCTGCTTGCGGCTCGAGATGACGACCCGTGCCCCCTGTGCAGCGAGCCCTTCGGCGATGGCGCGCCCGATCCCGCGGCTCGATCCTGTGATGACGGCGATTTTCCCGGTTAGGTCGAAAGTGGACATGCGATTTCTTCCTTCGCTAGCAAAACGAACAGGGCCCGGCATCTTGCGACGCCGGGCCCCATCTTATCGGTCTTTGGCGAGCCGTTAGAAAGCGGCGCGCACCGTGATACCATAGGTCCGCGGCTCTGCAAGGAAAGCAGAGTAGGTCTGCTGCGGAGCCACGAACGGCGTATTGAACGCGACCTGCGTATAGTCCTTGTTGAACAGGTTGTTCGCCCAGAACTCGAGGGCCCACTTGTCATCGGGTCCGGTCACGCCGACACGGCCGTTCACGACCACATAGCTATCCTGTTCCTTGCCATAGAGCAGGTCGGAGCCGGTGTTGTAATCCCCGGTCGAGCGCGCGTTGATGAAGAACAGGCCGGACAGACCCGAATTGCCGATCGGCGGGGTCCAGCTGAGCGAGGCCGTCGTCACGAACTCCGGTGCGTTCGACAAGTTGTCACCCGGGAGCAGGCGAAGCGCCGGATCGAGCGGGGTGCCATCGTCACGACCTACCAGGTTGTTCGCGTAGCTCGTGTTCGCATAAGTCAGGCCCATGCTCACGGTCAGATCGCGGGTAGGACGCAGCGAGGTTTCGAACTCGATACCCTTGGCCACAACGCCCGGTGCGATGTCACCAGCCGC from Erythrobacter mangrovi encodes:
- a CDS encoding lipopolysaccharide biosynthesis protein, whose amino-acid sequence is MNSTQSDEDLTALAKGGRQNFVGFLLRLLARLPFLFIAGRLYGPEALGRFASALVVVELVALVCALGEKRGLAQRLAEGEDKHPANLVYDGMLLALIFAGAAAAVLWLVPAPLFPSGQFTELDRLIVIAIPGYALTEIVLAAQAYKYDIATTVRARAVVEPWTISIMAGVFWLFPATMESGLSLSYLASIYAGLATGLWSFFRSYGPPREWLPHPGEMARMTARALPLATADAIEWGTRRLDIFILGLFAAPTAVGVYYIAQQVASLPQKLKTSFEPILGPVITKNLKTKNYEVIAKQVSQVGFWIIAMQAGIALALGLPGEGVMGLVGPEFVGGTGALAFLLVAEVVAATAVVSEAVLIYVARVRNLWISIGTIALQGILTVVLIKAMIAGGYGEPYKAAAAAIALALALGTASLVKALLLSRILGHAVNSFRWALVYAVAPAVVVGFLVTKLPEWAELGFGVPAILAVYGWVIWTRGFGPEDRVLFRRNIDKGESAEV
- a CDS encoding vWA domain-containing protein, whose amino-acid sequence is MRIAKLATACALAALIAGCASNQSEDIVATGAKAGAYDEAAPPPPPPPSPAVGLAGTQAVVVTGQRIRQPSAQSAAPMTMATAEAAVPTDPATARADNAYRYFPPVFVPTYPDRDQYDGKEVSPVKVVANEPVSTFSVDVDTGAYANARRFISEGQVPPKGSVRTEEFINYFRYDYALPTERSHPFAVNTDVAVSPWNPETRLVRIGLAGYDLPKRERPPANLVFLLDVSGSMASPDKLPLVKTAMRQLAGQLTPKDKISIVVYAGAAGLVLEPTSDERKIRDVLDHLQAGGSTAGGAGIELAYRVAEANRVEGGVNRVILATDGDFNVGISDRDRLIELIEQKRDSGTTLTVLGFGRGNLNDAMMEQVADHGNGNYAYIDSALEARKVLGDEMGATLFTIAKDVKIQVEFNPAVVSQYRLVGYENRALREEDFDNDAVDAGDIGAGHQVTAIYEVVPAGAKGWISQRRYEDKPDSRALDLAAEAAYIKLRYKLPDGDKSSLITYTLPASALRTNAIPGGDFAFASAVAAFGQKLRGDPMLASFDYGQIASLAGNPRDFWRQEFVQLVKTAGSLD
- a CDS encoding OmpA family protein → MRIRPALAILAGAVLVAASGYALALSTAAGFIAPMDDEAQAAIAKAGGRGVTARFTTSEGAPSRHPLLIGGGRLSLETRARVAKAVAAVDGVGGVFWSDGTVRAANTESHYEPLHCQDDVDGLLRSRSIRFEEGSSRMLPASQLLLDEVAASLRPCLGAIISITGHTDSSGAEPGNIALSMQRARAVREALVRRGIPRDGLRARGVGSAKPVEGLTPDDPANRRIEFAVIRTEPPVPTPVDTPGAR
- a CDS encoding response regulator codes for the protein MSHSIRVLVAEDELIIGEDLCQTITEAGFEVEGPYESVSSAMLAYQKNRPDVAILDVQLGDGIVYPLAEQMMAEEVPVIFHSGQLTPAEVTHRFPHAQALSKPCPPAEVIARVQQALQQS
- a CDS encoding acyl-CoA dehydrogenase, whose amino-acid sequence is MVPFGWEDPFNLDEQLTEEERMIRDAANAFAQGELQPRVIEGFSKEIDDPELFPMMGEAGLLGATIPPEYGGAGASYVAYGLIAREIERVDSGYRSMASVQSSLVMFPIYEYGSEEQRQKYLPGLASGKLIGCFGLTEPDAGSDPAGMKTVAKKDGDGYVISGSKTWISNAPFADVFVVWAKSEAHGGGIRGFVLEKGMKGLSAPKIEGKLSLRASTTGMIVMDEVKVGADALLPEVQGLKGPFGCLNRARYGISWGAMGAAEFCMHAARQYGLDRYQFGVPLASKQLYQLKLADMMTEISLGLQSSLRVGRLMDEGKFAPEMISIVKRNNVGKALDIARKARDMHGGNGISEEYQVIRHMVNLETVNTYEGTHDVHALILGRAITGIAAF
- a CDS encoding NAD(P)H-dependent glycerol-3-phosphate dehydrogenase, producing MSRVGVLGAGAWGTALAQMLASDGREVLIWARETELVDEINTSHINSLFLPSASLAPTIRATGDLAEVAALDVLLVVTPAQHMGSVLGAMPTHPRDLVLCSKGIEAGSGRVMNEVASAAAPGSAIAVLSGPTFAHEVAVGLPTAVTLACGGGEAQWERLKPVIARPAFRPYYSDDVTGAEIGGAVKNVLAIACGVVDGLGLGQNARAALIARGYAEMLRFGEALGAKAETLAGLCGLGDLVLTCSSTSSRNFSLGKALGEGKSAADLMVDRHTVAEGAHTAPVLVELAARHAVAMPIVGAVNDLIAGGDPRNVVSSLLARPLRAEQESAG
- a CDS encoding lasso peptide biosynthesis B2 protein, with amino-acid sequence MGKLASFLALDGADRWATFEALFDLAVAQLRVRLVPPRKWRSSFGPIAAGGDLVALDPDAIAPVRRVRLAVLRATRNLPTDPNCLPQALAARRMLERRGIASSLFLGAERDADGKPRFHAWLKVGPEWVTGLCDESRYTLLVPGEAEPA